In Rhopalosiphum padi isolate XX-2018 chromosome 3, ASM2088224v1, whole genome shotgun sequence, the genomic stretch atatttattgtgttattgattatatgtattaaaatgttgatgtaatttgatggattttttatgttgtttaaagttatatgtgataatatgtatatttttttttgtagagtCAACCACCTGCTACGCTCATTTCTCCAAAAAATGAcaggaaaaaaattttgtttcaaGACACTATTGTTCCTGAAGTAATACCTCCAGTACAGCGTAATAAAGTCTTATTACAATGCACAATCAACAAAGATTTAACAGACTCTGATGATTCTGATTCTGGCGATTCTACAGCAAACAATGCGCAGTCCAATAAATCACcatcgaaaaatataaaactatatcatatttattatattattatgtttttattttgggcagctgTTCAGTACTGGATGATTGCTGTAGTTGGTTTTGGAGCAGTATTTTTTGCTATTTCTGCTcttattgctatttattttaatacttcaaaCTCAGAAAAAAAACGTAATGCTTTAAGTGCATACTCTGTGTTTAATCCTCAATGTACACCTATTCAAGGATCAGTAGATCCTAAACAATTGGAACGTGAGCTACTATTTGGTTAATTATGatgttaaatcaataaaatatgttattatacttcTTTCAATTATTTATGGTGTCTAACttgttactttaatttaaaacacattttattcaaattcttgttcaaatacttttatttttaacatagttaaacaaatatttttacaataaaataaataaaatatattttttttaaagttttatttctgtatagtattttatatttagttttactattttttaaaatcactataattcataattattttatatttatattaaaagtataatataggtgatgatataaaaattgaaatgtataacttttatttagataaaaagaatacaaatatatgatataaaatttagtatatgttagtatatatttgtatggtctgttaaatatgtataatattaggtaaccATAGGAATATAGGATAACATTGATATAAGCCAGATTGCATTAATAATAGCCATTTACTTTGGCTAATGTAAAACTTTGTTTATGACTGTGAAGCAGGAGCAAATTCAGCTTGCTTTAACATGAGCGGTGaagagtattaaaaaaattatacacagtGACTCACCGTACATGCACATTCCCCGTTTATCcttcaataacaaattttattcaaatcctTATAATTGGTAAAAAATACTAGAAAGTAAAactctatattttaaaatacttgttttttttttattgtttaaaaagtgTACTgtgatggaaaaaaaaaattttttcaaatgatacCCTTTCTTTTCCActgtattatgattttttgaaaattgtctttcatctaaatcaaaatttgaaccatTAGTACTAAGTATactaatggttttataaaaagttttaagtagTTCTAAAGTTTAGCTTAGTAGTAATtggataatttttacaaatcagaacattttagaatattaatattaattacaataacttttaaattttcatatactTATTACCATGGACATGATCCTTAATATTCTTAGTATAATATGAATCCTCAGATTTCTCACTATTACAAATCATGAAATGCAAGTAGAGTAGTATATAATCGGAATCATTAGTATTAAGCTGTAATGTATGGATAACTGGGTTTGACCTATCCAACATGTATAACATTAAGACATAATTGTTCTGGCTTACACAATTTTACCTATCAGAACAACAACTTTCGAAAGATGCAACAATAAATGAGATCAAGTTATGGACTTCAGATACAGGAAAAAAGGAATGGGGATACCGCATATAAGGAATTTCCACAGTACCCTTATGtgtcatacattttatacaattatacacttCTTATGCTTAAGttgaatctaaataaaaaaaactatttcgaATTACAATTCAACTTAATAACCATTTGATATCTACGGCTTGAAGTGACGAAAAGTAGACacctcaatattttataaacatgttaTGGAATAGAAATAGTGTCTCCTAAgacaatatgattatatattatacaataaataaaataatagcactATAATACAGCCAATGGTAGAGAATTGTCTTTGTAACTTGGATAGAGTAtgcatcattttatttttttatttttggtaagcACGGAGCTATGAATGTATTGACTATAATGatgcatgtttttattttttaaggcatttttTAGTGGAAAAAAATTCTTTGAGCATCAACTTCAATGAAGATTTCTGGTAAAAAAATTAGATCTAGTTGGTATTTTTGggaggtaaaaattaaaaattctcagtatatcttaaaatactttggaaaaataatacaaataatagaaatttataaaaaaaaaaaacaataagattgaataatgtatgtacatatgGACAGAGTTTGTAAGCATACCTACGACGAGTATATGACTTTTATACGAACTTTCttatttttcatgtaaaatattataatatataacccacttttaattttttaatagacaaattcatgatttgaatttttttaaattgttggaCACAATTCGTGTAACCCAAATTAAAACTGCGGGACACAACCCGTTTGCAGCCTAGATTATGTACCAAAAGTGATTTGTTTTTTAGagtaatattttcgttttataaGACCAATTTGGCTCTGCATGTTTTCTTTGAGCAAATCCATGTCAAAAAACCGCTTATtttggaatttaatttaaattatttagcatcaatatttaattgtttgccGTTTTGGATAAACATTTGTGTAagtttcattttaaatacaatacacgACACAGCACGTACTAACCTAACTTGCGAAGGAGCcgatattttgtatattgcgttaaagcttaaaaataaatttggattttccttACAAATTTGTCTccaacataacatattaattaaattacatatgtacataataacacaTAGGTATACCTAAATACAGTGTCGGCCTGGCTAGGGCCGCGAACGCGGTCGAGGCCctgagctttttttttttagttaataattagtggaacttagaataattattatgaaaatatgccGACACTGTGTCTCCATGTGAGGAGCCCCCGTACAAGTGACCGAGCGTACAATaggtttgattaatattttatttaattattaacattactgCTATATCgaaattaataagaaaagtaagaactacattataatatatatatatatatactatagagtatagttTATAAGTACGTGTTGACTAAGGGCTTCTCAAAGATTGTCATTGGTTGGGCCCTAAAACTTTTTCATCAATTAATTCGATTAATGTATTTCCTAACGGTGATTTAGAAACCATTTGTGACTTGGCAGGAGTAGAACGGAAGCAGTTTGCTAGTCATTTTGAAAGTTTTCAACCAAGTATGGCTTCAGATATTACTTGTCAGATGATTTGACATAAcgttcaacaaaataatatctgATACTAGTGATACtgatatttaatttctatttcgCGTAATTTGCTATacccattttaaaaacaaaaaaatactatcatatacgagtatatactagTATTTATGGTCGAAGTGGTATAGCTAGCTCTATCTTTCGtatcttatcataattatttcagATTAATATAGCAATGCTTATAAATTTGagctacaaataataaattaccgaTACGTTTGTTTGTGAAACAGACCACAATACACTACGATAGGTAAAGTttggtaaaatgttaaatgtttattcgcgtataaaaatatttcaatataaaaaccatATCATAGAGCATGTATATACatgcgtttttaaaaaaaattagaaaagtccaaaaataaatttaagttgtaCATTTAAGTGCTTGATAAATAAACTTGTGGCTACCCGGCTCCTATGTAGTTGGCCGCCCAAAGTGAAATGTTTTTCTCcaaattttgtcaataatttcaaatttgtaagtTATTTGTAAGTTCATAAACACAAATtggaaatttgtaaatttagtcGTTTTAAATTATCCACAAAAGTTTAAATCACGGCTAACTTTCGCAAAACTTAACCGTTTCATTATTTCAAAGTTTTTGACTTTGCCAAATTGTCCTGcgcaatttgtaaatatttgtaagcacaaatttaaaatatgtaagtcGTCTCTTCCCTTAATTATCCCCAAAAAGAAGTTTCACAGGACTTGGCAAggttaaaaacttttaaatgatGAAAAGGCTAAGTTTCACGAAAGTGAGCGATGATTTAAACTTTTGCAGATAATTGAAAACGGCTAAACTTACAAATTTCCAATTTGTGCTTGAATGAACttacaaataacttaaaaactattgaCAAAATTTAGAGAAAAGTTTTCACTTTGGGTGAACTTCGTGGAGCTTAACTACCCGGCATGCATCTCGGACAGACCCCTATAAGAGACGACATACAATTTAgactttatcttttttttttttggcatgcAATTCGGATGTAACCACAAAgttttattaccataataagTTTCATTGCCTGCAACTtatcaaattgtatataataccaCATATATACCtagagattaaaaataaattaaatttatgaagaTTTGATATTAAGTTGTAAGGTTGTACCTATAGGCGTcggtaacaaaataatatatatataggtatacgctaTACCTAAGTATATGTGGGTACATTGGTATACTTAATGTTGTATCTGCACCAATGACTTCCCAAGGACGGTCCAATATAGCtgctagaaaataataaaacatcctACAGACACATGCGCTATGTTTAATCAACTGAATCCGTAGTGCCGGTTGTGCATAGTTATAAGGCTTTACCGAAATACTTACCATgtcaggtattataatatacattatgggtataattatgttttatgtgtgggaatgtgtttaatttttttttctcttttggCGTTGGCCGTAGCCAATTTATTAACATCCGTCGttagaaacaaaaattaataatttatattaattttactttattattgaaaatcttATTTGAAAGTACAATTCCTATATTTTCTTGatctatgaataaaatattatagcccAATACGGCGATACCATTCCAAACTTACAGCCAACAACATCGTGGAGCAACAGACACGCTCGTGTTTTTTGATCTAACGGTGTCCGACAAAATCGAGGTAGACATTTTTTATTCGGAAAAAATTTCAATCACATAAATAGTTGTGGTATTAGAGTATAGCagcacaaaaattataaaacctcATTTGGCGAGAATAACCGAACAATATCCAACAAGttaccaataaatatattggatagatttcataaatattaaattattgtaccaTTATGGTTATACTGGTAAGAGCTAACTTAATtaaggtaaaattaataaaacaataattatcgttGGCATAAAAAGTTAaggatttattattgaattcaaatataacGCAGTGCATTACATAAGTCTCAATGATGGGACGATGAGGTTTATGACATTCAATATCTACTGTACCTACAGTTGGTATACCTAGTGACCAGGTGAAAGAAAGTCTAGAGAAGCAGGCCGTTTATGCAAATTGTATAAGGGTGTGTATTAATGTTTAGcatattatacatcaatacattatacatactagAAGTAGGTAATGAAGTtctaatagaataaataaaataagtaacgaGATAATCTTATCTAACATttaacaagtatattattaataacatttaaaattagtaaattatcaaTATGTCTGAAACTGTAATGatgtatgttaaattaatatgtccTGCTATCAGAATTTCTGATTTTctccaaatttttattttggtgaataaattattattatggcgtGTTCAAATAGATTGGAATAAGGCAAGAACTAAGAAGGTTTGTTTACTATTTTCCATATACTcatgtacatgtatattattaatacatacattaccCATTAACGATACAACCATACTactttagattctgagtggagtaaagaatatatttattttacaatatttttttcgtgtttGTCAACAcagttactatttttattatagtcaagaaaaaaaaattaaaaactggaaTTTTCACAataaaccagtttttgacaattatttttataggcaatgaaaaagttcaaaattcaatataattgtatgtattttaacaacgaataactatattagtaatttggttataaatcaaaaacattgtTAGTGGGGATTTAaaacttacctatattataatataatataaattttactatacgcaattaattttttgattcattttaagttattatctatttatagtatGAGTAGTATGACCCTATTTGTACtcttttacaatattaacaaaaatgtgttattattaaattgatataatatggtataaatatatactatattattatatactatattataattaaataggtactaataatataatgaatgcaATATAttcgaaaaaattatataaatctactgtaatattaaaatttaaaagttaaataaattacttaaatagctatatccatttttttatatctatcatAAGTCATCACCCATTAGATCAgaatacatagatttttatcTTTCTAGTTTTTAGTTGCACATTGAATTTAACTGGTACCCACTTTAGCTAGTAAAAAGCAAAAATTATCtgtaatttttaagataattcggaaaaactataatataatatgatttttacgcaaaacatgttttttttgtttcaactaaaaaattaatgattgtaGAAACTTAAATTGTTCACAGAATATTCATGTCAGAATTTAACACTAGACATTGCAGtactttttgagctatttataggcgttttatattttgatattttattgtttattattagttttaattttagtttttgggTAAAAAAGCTTTAAAATATAACCTAATAAATTTTCCTcacaatagttattaatataatataataattatttatgtttatattaaattcattatatatcaataaaaggatattaaaaatgcatattcacaataatttttataagctccttaaattcatcaattataatctaaattatttattttttttaaattgtataaaatttaataggtattcacttttaatttaagtacctaaattcgatttaaaaattaaatacaagctAGGTTTCATACACATttgtttaagaaaattataaaaaaaaaatgtgcggaattctagaaatatattttacaagtttttaaagttcaaatgtacatatactcgtaaaaatacaattttatatcaaacaattttagtttttttttttgttgttgtaattcaaaaagtattattcgtagaaacttgaaacattttattattaaataaaaattataatttttttaatttaatgaaagttttaaattatttagaaaaaatttaagCTATTTTTGGGTTTGGttagaaagtttaaaaatataataaaagatgtgtgtcttatttatttctaaggatttttataattttttactaataacattactaagtaattattttattaaaataaaaaaccgtagtttatactacttttttttcataagcatcccaataattatataatattatatatgtgatatgtcaaatattattattattaagtaagtatatattaactattacaatttatgagGCGATATTCTATATAGAACGATGTGAATATTctaatggtataaataatttataatcttactctatgtctatatattttgaaaatttcaaaaccaggtatatagcaaaaaataatatacctatgtattggCTATTGGCGAATATTTTCAAGTCGCTATGAATAAGATTTTTGAATAGAAACAAAATAACTGGAATTGGAGAGAATTCGTTATTATTCGTTAagtat encodes the following:
- the LOC132927190 gene encoding uncharacterized protein LOC132927190 codes for the protein MMETETIVMSSRRRMVLKPLSPGATLQCKEQKFSNDTNEHVPSQPPATLISPKNDRKKILFQDTIVPEVIPPVQRNKVLLQCTINKDLTDSDDSDSGDSTANNAQSNKSPSKNIKLYHIYYIIMFLFWAAVQYWMIAVVGFGAVFFAISALIAIYFNTSNSEKKRNALSAYSVFNPQCTPIQGSVDPKQLERELLFG